One Paraburkholderia aromaticivorans DNA segment encodes these proteins:
- a CDS encoding c-type cytochrome has translation MDLISPRAVWAIFAALIAATVLGLSAHTSAQTRATDAGNAAASADPALISRGEYLAKLGDCAGCHTEPKQGAPFAGGLAMGSPFGTIYSTNITPDPQTGIGRYSFADFEHALRDGVTPDGKRLYPAMPYASFTKISDADMRALYAYFMHGVQPVNHRPPETKLPFPFSQRWGLFFWDLAFVRHGRFTPNDRHDVQWNRGAYIVQSLGHCGACHTPRGPAFEERGYDESSRLYLTGGTNDHWFAPNLTGDPGSGLGRLSPRDIASFLKSGHGVDVHVVTFGSMVEVVEDSAQYFNDDDLAAIAHYLKSLPAREASGAFSPNSQRAQETAASLKTGEVERPGAGLYTSFCAKCHQAEGRGEAHKFPALAGNPVVLAPDPSSLIRLVLEGGSSPQTEDGPTHRKMPAFENQFTDTEIARVLSFVRTTWGNEAAPVATREVSVMRGKLKKK, from the coding sequence ATGGACCTGATCTCGCCGCGCGCCGTTTGGGCCATCTTCGCCGCATTGATCGCAGCGACCGTGCTGGGCCTATCCGCACACACCTCCGCGCAGACGCGTGCGACTGATGCCGGGAACGCGGCTGCGTCGGCGGACCCGGCGCTGATTTCACGCGGCGAATATCTGGCGAAGCTCGGTGACTGCGCCGGCTGCCATACCGAGCCGAAGCAGGGCGCGCCATTTGCCGGTGGCCTCGCGATGGGCTCGCCCTTCGGCACAATCTATTCGACCAACATCACGCCGGACCCGCAAACCGGGATAGGCCGCTACAGCTTTGCGGATTTCGAGCATGCGCTGCGGGACGGCGTGACACCCGACGGCAAGCGACTCTACCCGGCCATGCCGTATGCGTCGTTCACGAAGATCAGCGACGCAGATATGCGTGCGCTGTACGCGTACTTCATGCATGGCGTACAGCCGGTCAACCATCGCCCGCCCGAAACGAAACTGCCGTTCCCGTTCAGCCAGCGCTGGGGCCTGTTTTTCTGGGATCTGGCATTCGTGCGGCACGGGCGCTTCACGCCAAACGACAGGCACGACGTGCAGTGGAACCGGGGCGCTTATATCGTGCAGTCGCTCGGGCACTGTGGAGCGTGCCATACGCCAAGGGGTCCCGCCTTTGAGGAGCGCGGCTACGACGAGTCGTCGAGGCTGTACCTGACCGGCGGCACCAACGATCACTGGTTCGCACCGAACCTCACTGGTGACCCCGGTTCCGGACTGGGGCGCCTGTCGCCGCGCGATATCGCATCTTTCCTCAAGTCGGGCCACGGCGTCGATGTGCATGTGGTGACTTTTGGCAGCATGGTGGAGGTAGTCGAAGATAGCGCGCAATATTTCAACGACGATGATCTGGCGGCGATCGCGCATTATCTGAAGAGCCTGCCTGCGCGCGAGGCGTCGGGCGCTTTCAGCCCGAACTCCCAGAGAGCACAGGAGACGGCTGCCTCGTTGAAGACCGGTGAGGTCGAACGTCCCGGCGCGGGGCTTTACACGTCGTTCTGCGCGAAGTGTCATCAGGCCGAGGGGCGCGGTGAAGCACACAAATTCCCGGCCTTGGCGGGCAATCCCGTCGTCCTCGCGCCCGACCCGTCGTCGCTGATCCGACTTGTGCTGGAGGGCGGCAGTAGTCCGCAGACGGAGGATGGACCGACGCATCGAAAGATGCCGGCGTTCGAGAATCAGTTCACCGACACCGAAATCGCCAGGGTGTTGAGCTTCGTGCGCACGACCTGGGGTAACGAAGCAGCGCCGGTTGCGACGCGCGAGGTCTCGGTAATGCGCGGCAAGCTCAAGAAGAAGTGA